The genomic segment GATGTGAAATTCTTTTTTTGCTAAATCAAAAAAATGGTTAGATTTACGGGTATAACTCTGGGATAAGATAACTTCATTTTCTTTTTTAGCCTTTAAATTTTTACTTAAAAATTTTACTAAAGGCCTATAACTATGTTCTAAATATAATACTTCAGAACCGATGATATAATCTACTGGCTCAATGTTTTGAGACTCAATAAAATTTATTTTTTTTACTTCTGCATTTTTGTTTAATTTATTTTTTAAAATATTTATTTGCATAAATAAAAGTGCATCAGGTTCAATATCAGATAAAATGACTTTAAATCCTTTTTTGGCAAGAAAAAGGCCACATAGCCCTAATCCTGCTCCAATTTCTAAAACAGTTTTGTTAGAATTAGTCGGGATATATTTTAAAAGAAAATGCGTCAGAAGTACTGAAGCAGGCCAAATTTTAGCCCAGAAGGGGAGTTCTATTTGTTCTTGGGTTTGGGCAAGTTTATCAATATAAGATTCCAAATCTTTGATTTGGAGAATAGAGAGGCTAATGCCTCCTATCTTAATAGGTTCAAAGGTAAGAGGATATTTTTTTTCTGCGATTTGTATTAATTCATTTAGAGAATATTTTTGTATATTTTGTATCATCTTTTTTCCTTGCTTCTAATTAATGGGCTTAGACTTTTAGAGTAAAATTTTTAGAGAGGCAAGTTTTAATATTGGAGCGGGAGACGGGATTTGAACCCGCGACTTCAACCTTGGCAAGGTTGCACTCTACCACTGAGTTACTCCCGCGGATATTGATTTTTGAGAGAACTAGGAAAAAGATTTTAAGTGGAGGCGGCATCCGGATTTGAACCGGAGAATGGCGGTTTTGCAGACCGCTGCCTTACCGCTTGGCTATGCCGCCTTGTTTGGAGCGGGAGACGGGATTTGAACCCGCGACTTCAACCTTGGCAAGGTTGCACTCTACCACTGAGTTACTCCCGCTCACATACTTGAGACGTACTTCTTTAATCCAAGCTATGTTTAACTGTCAAGGTTTTGTTTCGGTAGTTTTTAATTAGTTTTTCTCTTAAATGGCATAGTTTTTCAC from the Desulfonauticus submarinus genome contains:
- a CDS encoding class I SAM-dependent methyltransferase, whose product is MIQNIQKYSLNELIQIAEKKYPLTFEPIKIGGISLSILQIKDLESYIDKLAQTQEQIELPFWAKIWPASVLLTHFLLKYIPTNSNKTVLEIGAGLGLCGLFLAKKGFKVILSDIEPDALLFMQINILKNKLNKNAEVKKINFIESQNIEPVDYIIGSEVLYLEHSYRPLVKFLSKNLKAKKENEVILSQSYTRKSNHFFDLAKKEFHIQQKTIGYKSQDDTDNEKFLCNIFRLKLKKYV